In one window of Posidoniimonas corsicana DNA:
- the ybeY gene encoding rRNA maturation RNase YbeY, with product MQISVNNSQATLAVNEQMLIDAASDVLSEADLTDGTLSIAVVDDEQIHKLNREFLDHDYPTDVLSFDLGDAGRFEGEVIVSADTAAANAQEYGVPAAQELLLYVIHGTLHLVGYNDKSDEEAAEMRRAEQLRLQRYFPGGRPATPPGDR from the coding sequence ATGCAGATCTCGGTAAACAACTCGCAGGCCACGCTCGCCGTCAACGAGCAGATGCTGATCGACGCCGCGTCGGACGTGCTTTCGGAGGCCGACCTGACGGACGGCACGCTCAGCATCGCGGTCGTGGACGACGAGCAGATCCACAAGCTCAACCGCGAGTTCCTCGACCACGACTACCCCACCGACGTGCTGAGCTTCGACCTCGGTGACGCGGGCCGGTTCGAGGGCGAGGTGATCGTCAGCGCCGACACGGCGGCCGCGAACGCGCAGGAGTATGGCGTGCCGGCGGCGCAGGAGTTGCTGCTCTACGTGATCCACGGCACGCTGCACCTGGTCGGCTACAACGACAAGTCCGACGAGGAGGCGGCCGAGATGCGCCGGGCCGAGCAGCTCCGCCTGCAGCGGTACTTCCCGGGCGGGCGCCCCGCCACTCCCCCAGGAGACCGATAG
- a CDS encoding hemolysin family protein, with amino-acid sequence MSPDALLWLAIASAALSCLTAIGARTLREFSRHDLQELCQQTDRLDRFSEVLKIHDRSALAAEILTVISSAVFVASASLWALFTWGGEVLADSEVTPSWGVVAVGAAALGMAFIPLRMLLPWSVSRLCASSFLYYTWPIWKAVAWLMTPLLWAAHVFDTTLHRMVGQTPITLDSETIEEEIRTIVSEGHREGLLEEDARGMIEGVIELGDADVAHVMTPRTDMHMLQADTSWEDILDDVIKMGHTRIPVYGANRDDILGVLYVKDLLPELAKPGAEPRAPLAELVRKPVFVPETKAVDDLLEMFQQMRTHIAIVLDEYGGVAGLVTIEDVLEEIVGEIVDEYDPEVEQEVQRINDDVCEAIGRAHVDEINELMGFDLPEDQDFDTIGGFVFSELGRVPVPGETFVWEEQIHLTVVDASKRRVERVRVERLQNAAAESA; translated from the coding sequence GTGTCCCCCGACGCCCTGCTGTGGCTCGCCATCGCGTCCGCCGCGCTCAGCTGCCTGACCGCCATCGGGGCGCGCACGCTGCGCGAGTTCTCGCGGCACGACCTGCAGGAGCTCTGCCAGCAGACCGACCGGCTCGACCGCTTCAGCGAGGTGCTCAAGATCCACGACCGCAGCGCCCTGGCGGCCGAGATCCTGACCGTGATCAGCTCGGCGGTGTTCGTGGCGTCCGCCTCGTTGTGGGCGCTGTTCACCTGGGGCGGCGAGGTGCTGGCCGACTCGGAGGTCACCCCCAGCTGGGGCGTGGTGGCCGTTGGCGCGGCGGCTCTGGGGATGGCGTTTATCCCGCTGCGCATGCTGCTGCCGTGGTCCGTTTCGCGGCTGTGCGCGTCGTCGTTCCTGTACTACACCTGGCCGATCTGGAAGGCCGTGGCATGGCTGATGACCCCCCTGCTGTGGGCGGCCCACGTGTTCGACACCACCCTGCACCGCATGGTCGGGCAGACCCCCATCACCCTCGACAGTGAGACCATCGAGGAAGAGATCCGCACGATCGTCTCCGAGGGGCACCGCGAGGGCCTGCTGGAGGAGGACGCCCGCGGCATGATCGAGGGCGTGATCGAGCTCGGCGACGCCGACGTCGCGCACGTCATGACGCCCCGCACCGACATGCACATGCTGCAGGCGGACACGTCGTGGGAGGATATCCTGGACGACGTGATCAAGATGGGCCACACCCGCATCCCGGTCTACGGCGCCAACCGCGACGACATCCTCGGCGTGCTGTACGTAAAGGACCTGCTGCCGGAGCTCGCCAAGCCGGGCGCCGAGCCCCGCGCCCCGCTGGCCGAGCTGGTCCGCAAGCCGGTGTTCGTCCCCGAGACCAAGGCCGTCGACGACCTGCTGGAGATGTTCCAGCAGATGCGGACGCACATCGCCATCGTGCTGGACGAGTACGGCGGCGTGGCGGGGCTGGTCACCATCGAGGACGTGCTGGAGGAGATCGTCGGCGAGATCGTCGACGAGTACGACCCCGAGGTCGAGCAGGAGGTCCAGCGCATCAACGACGACGTCTGCGAGGCGATCGGCAGGGCCCACGTCGACGAGATCAACGAGCTGATGGGCTTCGACCTGCCGGAGGACCAGGACTTCGACACCATCGGCGGGTTTGTCTTCTCCGAGCTGGGGCGGGTCCCCGTGCCGGGCGAGACCTTCGTCTGGGAGGAGCAGATCCACCTGACCGTCGTCGACGCCAGCAAACGCCGGGTCGAGCGGGTCCGCGTCGAACGGCTGCAGAACGCCGCCGCCGAGAGCGCCTAA
- a CDS encoding UDP-glucuronic acid decarboxylase family protein, translating into MSQIKRILVTGGAGFLGSHICERLVADGHDVICLDNFFTSQKSNVTHLLDHSNFELIRHDITHDIYLEVDEIYNLACPAAPGHYQYNPIKTMKTSVMGAINLLGMAKRCNAKILQASTSEVYGDPEVHPQPESYRGAVNPIGTRACYDEGKRAAETLFMDYHRSNKVNIRVVRIFNTYGPRMHPYDGRVVSNFIRQALHGEDITIFGEGNQTRSFCYRDDLVEGIIRMMNGPDDFIGPVNIGNPGEFTIRELAEQVVELTGSKSKFVTKPLPSDDPTQRQPDITLAKEKLGWEPKIALREGLTKTIEWFQSVDLDDFRAPTPNY; encoded by the coding sequence ATGTCTCAAATCAAGCGTATCCTGGTCACCGGCGGCGCCGGCTTCCTCGGCTCCCACATCTGCGAGCGGCTCGTAGCCGACGGCCACGACGTCATCTGCCTGGACAACTTCTTCACCAGCCAGAAGAGCAACGTCACGCACCTGCTGGACCACTCGAACTTTGAGCTCATCCGGCACGACATCACCCACGACATCTACCTCGAGGTCGACGAGATCTACAACCTGGCCTGCCCCGCCGCGCCCGGGCACTATCAGTACAACCCGATCAAGACGATGAAGACGTCCGTCATGGGCGCCATCAACCTGCTGGGCATGGCCAAACGCTGCAACGCCAAGATCCTGCAGGCGTCCACCAGCGAGGTCTACGGCGACCCCGAGGTGCACCCCCAGCCCGAGAGCTACCGCGGCGCCGTGAACCCCATCGGCACCCGCGCCTGCTACGACGAGGGCAAGCGCGCCGCCGAGACGCTGTTCATGGACTACCACCGATCAAACAAAGTGAACATCCGAGTGGTGCGGATCTTCAATACTTACGGCCCCCGCATGCACCCGTACGATGGCCGGGTGGTCTCGAACTTCATCCGCCAGGCCCTACACGGCGAGGACATTACGATCTTCGGCGAGGGCAACCAGACCCGCTCGTTCTGCTACCGCGACGACCTGGTCGAGGGCATCATCCGCATGATGAACGGCCCGGACGACTTCATCGGGCCGGTGAACATCGGCAACCCGGGAGAGTTCACCATCCGCGAACTGGCCGAGCAGGTCGTCGAGCTGACCGGCTCGAAGTCTAAGTTCGTCACCAAGCCGCTCCCCTCCGATGACCCCACCCAGCGCCAGCCGGACATCACGCTCGCCAAGGAGAAGCTCGGCTGGGAGCCCAAGATTGCGCTCCGCGAGGGCCTGACCAAGACGATTGAGTGGTTCCAATCGGTTGACCTCGACGACTTCCGCGCCCCGACGCCTAACTATTGA
- a CDS encoding arylsulfatase, with amino-acid sequence MSGIGSRFCRGAAVAAVAALAFVMAEGTAAAEDAAKQPNIVFIMGDDIGMWNIGAYHRGLMAGRTPNIDKLAAEGAIFTDYYAEASCTAGRANFITGELPIRTGLTTVGQAGATIGMPAKAPTIATALKELGYATGQFGKNHLGDRNEFLPTLHGFDEFFGYLYHLDAMEDPFHPNYPQDLKDRVGPRNVLHTWATDKEDATVDPRWGKVGKQKIEDKGPLPPHPIDGIDLNMETVDDVIRDHAFNFMNKAKEDQKPFFIWLNPTRMHVKTHLSEKYEKMQTPENGWSIQEAGMAQFDDIIGDVMKQLEEMGVADNTIIVVTTDNGTEGFTWPDGGTTPFKGWKGMGTEGGFRSPCVIRWPGKVKPQQVINGMMSGLDWFPTFVAAANYEGNIAADLKKGKKLNGKEYKVHLDGYDQTELLTNGGESARNELWYFTESTLAAARVGDYKYVFIDQPGGWFGPKVKLDWPGIYNLRLDPFEKMNIGDSMYAANWWTYEFWRFVFVQQEVAKLAKTAVDYPPMQPGASFNLEAVKTKVEKALANRTGQ; translated from the coding sequence TTGTCAGGCATCGGTAGCAGGTTTTGTAGGGGAGCGGCGGTCGCCGCGGTCGCGGCGTTAGCCTTCGTAATGGCGGAGGGAACGGCGGCCGCCGAGGACGCGGCAAAACAGCCCAACATCGTCTTCATCATGGGAGACGACATCGGCATGTGGAACATCGGGGCGTACCACCGCGGCCTCATGGCCGGGCGGACGCCCAACATCGACAAGCTGGCGGCCGAGGGCGCCATCTTTACCGACTACTACGCCGAGGCCAGCTGCACCGCCGGCCGGGCGAACTTCATCACCGGCGAGCTGCCGATCCGCACCGGCCTGACCACCGTCGGTCAGGCGGGGGCGACGATCGGCATGCCGGCCAAGGCGCCGACCATCGCCACGGCGCTCAAGGAGCTCGGCTACGCCACCGGTCAGTTTGGCAAGAACCACCTGGGCGACCGCAACGAGTTCTTGCCGACGCTGCACGGCTTCGACGAGTTCTTCGGCTATCTTTACCACCTCGACGCGATGGAGGACCCGTTCCACCCCAATTACCCCCAGGACCTGAAGGACCGGGTGGGGCCGCGGAACGTGCTGCACACCTGGGCGACCGACAAGGAAGACGCCACCGTCGACCCTCGCTGGGGCAAGGTCGGCAAGCAGAAGATCGAGGACAAGGGCCCCCTGCCGCCGCACCCGATCGACGGCATCGACCTGAACATGGAGACCGTCGACGACGTTATCCGCGACCACGCGTTCAACTTCATGAACAAGGCCAAGGAGGACCAAAAACCCTTCTTCATCTGGCTCAACCCAACTCGGATGCACGTCAAGACGCACCTGTCTGAGAAGTACGAGAAGATGCAGACGCCGGAGAACGGCTGGAGCATCCAGGAAGCCGGCATGGCTCAGTTCGATGACATCATCGGCGACGTCATGAAGCAGCTTGAGGAGATGGGCGTCGCAGACAACACGATCATTGTCGTCACGACCGACAACGGCACCGAGGGTTTCACCTGGCCCGACGGCGGCACCACCCCATTCAAGGGCTGGAAGGGCATGGGCACCGAGGGCGGCTTCCGTTCGCCGTGTGTGATCCGCTGGCCCGGCAAGGTCAAGCCGCAACAGGTCATCAACGGCATGATGTCTGGTCTGGACTGGTTCCCGACCTTCGTCGCCGCGGCCAACTACGAGGGCAACATCGCCGCCGACCTAAAGAAGGGCAAGAAGCTCAACGGCAAAGAGTACAAGGTCCACCTGGACGGCTACGACCAGACCGAGCTGCTGACCAACGGCGGCGAATCGGCCCGCAACGAGCTGTGGTACTTCACCGAGTCGACCCTCGCGGCCGCGCGGGTCGGAGACTACAAGTACGTGTTCATCGATCAGCCCGGCGGCTGGTTCGGCCCGAAGGTCAAGTTGGACTGGCCGGGCATCTACAACCTGCGGCTCGACCCGTTTGAAAAGATGAACATCGGCGATTCGATGTACGCCGCCAACTGGTGGACCTACGAGTTCTGGCGGTTCGTGTTTGTGCAGCAAGAGGTGGCAAAGCTGGCCAAGACCGCCGTGGACTACCCGCCGATGCAGCCCGGCGCAAGCTTCAACCTTGAGGCGGTCAAGACCAAGGTGGAGAAGGCCCTGGCCAACCGCACCGGCCAGTAG
- a CDS encoding HAD family hydrolase gives MRTHARICLVLAALSASAGWRQALATGPAPLPSWNEGPAKSAILQFVGKVTDETSPDFVPVKDRIATFDNDGTLWVEQPMYTQLVFALDRIKALAPDHPEWKTTQPFKAVLEGDLAALKTDAKQSLLEIIAATHAGMTSEEFAQTASDWIAQAKHPRFKRVYTECVYQPQLELLEYLRSSGFKTFIVSGGGIEFMRPWTERVYGIAPPQVVGSSVATKFEMKDGRPVVMRLPEINFVDDKAGKPVGINQHIGQRPILAFGNSSGDREMLQYATGGDRPGLGLLVYHNDAEREYAYGPAGGLPDSKIGTFPQELMDEAEKNGWVVVGMKDAWSRVFPAER, from the coding sequence ATGAGAACCCACGCCCGTATCTGTCTTGTGCTGGCGGCCTTGTCTGCCTCTGCCGGGTGGCGCCAAGCCCTGGCAACCGGTCCCGCCCCCCTGCCCTCCTGGAACGAGGGGCCGGCCAAGTCGGCCATTCTCCAGTTTGTCGGCAAGGTGACCGACGAGACCTCGCCCGACTTCGTGCCAGTCAAAGACCGCATCGCCACCTTCGACAACGACGGCACCCTGTGGGTCGAGCAGCCGATGTACACGCAGCTCGTCTTCGCCCTCGACCGGATTAAGGCGCTCGCGCCCGACCACCCCGAGTGGAAGACCACGCAGCCGTTCAAGGCCGTGCTGGAGGGCGACCTCGCCGCGCTGAAGACCGACGCCAAGCAATCGCTGCTGGAGATCATCGCCGCGACCCACGCCGGCATGACCAGCGAGGAGTTCGCGCAGACCGCCAGCGACTGGATCGCACAGGCCAAGCACCCGCGGTTCAAGCGGGTCTACACCGAGTGCGTCTACCAGCCGCAGCTCGAGCTGCTGGAGTACCTGCGTTCCAGCGGGTTCAAGACCTTCATCGTGTCGGGCGGCGGCATTGAATTCATGCGCCCTTGGACCGAACGGGTGTACGGCATCGCCCCGCCGCAGGTGGTTGGCTCGAGCGTGGCGACCAAGTTTGAAATGAAGGACGGGCGGCCCGTTGTCATGCGGCTGCCGGAGATCAACTTTGTCGACGACAAGGCCGGCAAGCCGGTCGGCATCAACCAGCACATCGGCCAGCGGCCGATCCTGGCGTTCGGCAACTCCAGCGGCGACCGCGAGATGCTGCAGTACGCCACCGGCGGCGACCGCCCCGGCCTGGGCCTCTTGGTCTACCACAACGACGCCGAACGCGAGTACGCCTACGGCCCGGCCGGCGGCCTGCCCGACTCCAAGATCGGCACGTTCCCCCAGGAGCTGATGGACGAGGCGGAGAAGAACGGCTGGGTGGTCGTCGGGATGAAGGACGCGTGGTCGCGGGTCTTCCCGGCCGAGCGGTAG
- a CDS encoding APC family permease, producing the protein MSDGSGKLGTLSTLSIGIGGMVGGGIFATTGLAVQLTKGAVPLAFVAAGVVALLTSYSYLKLSVAFPGEGGTVEFLNRGFGTGVLTGASNILLCFSYMVLVAIYAYALGSYGASFFPADEAGLWRRVIASGALVALTAANVLGGSVVIRSENALNLAKMVLLLLLVAVGLATPMAWERLAPENYVPPLSVVSGAMVVFFNYEGFELIANASGEVRDRRRSLPIAYLGGVAAAIVFYVLIVAVTVGHLPYAEAAAAGDHALAAVAEKIMGPTGHALIALAAVLACGSAINATLYSAGRLTYTVARSGELPQEFERQIRGLPLEGTFLLAVVGLLLANLVPLDAIATMGSAGFLFIFLAVNVASVRLAGQTGARRWVSMLGAASCAAALALMCVQIEQGPHSLRQLAILGGLVAAALLIEVLYRWWTGRTIHVHHSKP; encoded by the coding sequence ATGAGTGACGGGTCCGGCAAGCTCGGCACGCTCTCGACGCTGTCGATCGGCATCGGCGGCATGGTGGGCGGCGGCATCTTCGCCACCACCGGGCTCGCCGTGCAGCTCACCAAGGGCGCGGTCCCGCTGGCGTTCGTGGCGGCCGGGGTGGTGGCGCTCCTGACCAGCTACTCGTACCTCAAGCTCTCTGTCGCGTTCCCCGGCGAGGGCGGGACGGTGGAGTTCCTCAACCGCGGCTTCGGGACCGGCGTGCTGACCGGCGCGTCGAACATCCTGCTCTGCTTCAGCTACATGGTGCTGGTGGCGATCTACGCGTACGCGCTGGGCAGCTACGGCGCCAGCTTCTTCCCGGCCGACGAAGCCGGTTTGTGGCGGCGGGTGATTGCCAGCGGCGCGCTGGTGGCGCTGACGGCCGCGAACGTGCTGGGAGGATCGGTGGTCATCCGGTCGGAGAACGCGCTCAACCTGGCGAAGATGGTCCTGCTGTTGTTGCTGGTCGCGGTCGGCCTGGCCACGCCTATGGCGTGGGAACGGCTGGCGCCGGAGAACTACGTGCCTCCGCTGTCGGTCGTCTCGGGGGCGATGGTCGTGTTCTTCAACTACGAGGGCTTCGAGCTGATCGCCAACGCGTCGGGCGAGGTGCGGGACCGCCGCCGGTCGCTGCCGATCGCGTACCTGGGCGGCGTGGCCGCGGCGATCGTGTTCTACGTGCTCATCGTCGCCGTGACGGTTGGCCACCTGCCGTACGCCGAGGCCGCCGCAGCCGGCGACCACGCGCTGGCGGCCGTGGCCGAGAAGATCATGGGCCCAACCGGGCACGCGTTGATCGCCCTGGCCGCCGTGCTGGCGTGCGGGTCGGCTATCAACGCCACGCTGTACAGCGCCGGCCGGCTGACCTACACGGTCGCCCGGTCGGGCGAGCTGCCGCAGGAGTTTGAACGCCAGATCCGCGGACTTCCATTGGAGGGCACGTTCCTGCTTGCGGTGGTAGGGCTGTTGCTGGCGAACCTCGTCCCGCTGGACGCGATCGCCACGATGGGCAGCGCGGGGTTCCTGTTCATCTTCCTGGCGGTGAACGTCGCGAGCGTGCGGCTGGCGGGCCAGACCGGCGCGCGGCGGTGGGTGTCAATGCTGGGTGCGGCGAGCTGCGCGGCGGCGCTGGCGCTGATGTGCGTCCAGATCGAGCAGGGTCCCCACAGCCTGCGGCAGCTGGCGATCCTGGGCGGCCTGGTCGCGGCGGCGCTCTTGATCGAGGTGCTCTACCGGTGGTGGACCGGGCGCACGATCCACGTCCACCACTCGAAGCCCTAG
- a CDS encoding VanZ family protein gives MTPASDLRRRWVATLEKHAPWLLAVYLLVLFSATHYPQDLLAAAPVNGTDKILHVLSYALTAALVTMRVRGLSPGVTIVVATLITIAIGLFDEVTQPIFNRMYDPLDLAADLVGAVVGSWAWLSIRRAAAEAQQA, from the coding sequence GTGACGCCCGCCTCCGATCTCCGCCGCCGCTGGGTCGCCACGCTCGAGAAGCACGCTCCGTGGCTGCTGGCAGTCTACCTGCTAGTCCTGTTCTCCGCGACGCACTACCCGCAGGACCTGCTGGCGGCCGCGCCCGTCAACGGAACGGACAAGATCCTCCACGTGCTCTCGTACGCGTTGACAGCCGCGCTGGTGACGATGCGTGTCCGCGGCTTGTCCCCGGGCGTGACTATTGTGGTCGCGACGCTCATCACCATCGCGATTGGGCTGTTCGACGAGGTCACCCAGCCGATCTTCAATCGCATGTACGACCCGCTCGACCTCGCGGCCGACCTGGTCGGCGCCGTGGTCGGGAGCTGGGCGTGGCTCTCGATCCGGCGGGCCGCAGCGGAAGCCCAGCAGGCCTAG
- the tadA gene encoding tRNA adenosine(34) deaminase TadA: MHEQTDEHYLREALRQAAEAAAAGEVPVGAIIIAEGRVLAAARNERESLRDPTAHAEMIAITQAAQALNAWRLEGCTLYVTLEPCPMCAGAIVQARIPRVVYGAADPKAGAVDSLYQILTDDRLNHRVEVSSGVLAAECGQVLTDFFRARRK; encoded by the coding sequence GTGCACGAGCAGACCGACGAACACTACCTGCGGGAGGCGTTGCGCCAGGCGGCCGAAGCCGCGGCGGCCGGCGAGGTCCCGGTGGGAGCGATCATTATAGCAGAGGGCCGCGTGCTGGCAGCGGCCCGCAACGAACGCGAGTCGCTCCGCGATCCCACCGCCCACGCCGAGATGATCGCCATCACCCAGGCGGCGCAGGCGCTGAACGCCTGGCGGCTGGAGGGCTGCACGCTGTACGTCACGCTGGAGCCCTGCCCGATGTGCGCCGGCGCGATCGTCCAGGCCCGCATCCCCCGCGTGGTCTACGGCGCCGCCGACCCGAAGGCCGGCGCGGTGGACAGCCTGTACCAGATCCTCACCGACGACCGGCTCAACCACCGTGTCGAGGTGAGCAGCGGGGTGCTCGCCGCCGAGTGCGGCCAGGTGCTGACAGACTTCTTCCGGGCCCGCCGGAAGTAG